From the genome of Vitis riparia cultivar Riparia Gloire de Montpellier isolate 1030 chromosome 2, EGFV_Vit.rip_1.0, whole genome shotgun sequence, one region includes:
- the LOC117907857 gene encoding cytochrome b561 and DOMON domain-containing protein At3g61750-like, with translation MAAALNLKLLAVNFLCIFPFLIFLSEAKIASYIHEDDSLVQSSFCHDTILSFLPPPYRRQKGFACSQPWGSVSFKYFQDSDNVTTIVLSKDKFLGWIGIGFSKDGGMVGSSAVVGWTGGVKNIDNDKDEVEPGIAKFLLEGKNVESVTSFKGEFNFTDTPPFVILNNNSFYMGFQAKFDAPLGQQYMILAIGSDQPTLTPHSKEPSDRLVRLTKHTDQAVMQVDFSSGHNSGVKRHGDLKASHGAMGLIAWGVLLPFGAIIPRYFKHHDPQWFYLHISIQIVGFLLGLSTVLVGTVLYSGLDSNRTPRLKIHRPIGSLAFFLSILQVMALILRPDKASKWRKYWNLYHHWAGRLALFLGGLNIVIGIWVAEAGSSWKITYGLFVTFILLTVAVLEASLGLGRSKKADASPVFGSN, from the exons ATGGCGGCTGCTTTGAACCTGAAGCTCCTAGCTGTAAACTTTCTCTGCATATtcccatttctcattttcttatctGAGGCAAAGATCGCATCCTATATCCATGAAGATGATTCCCTGGTTCAGTCATCCTTTTGCCATGACACTATCCTTAGCTTTCTCCCACCGCCATACCGCCGTCAGAAAGGTTTCGCATGTTCTCAACCTTGGGGTTCTGTATCTTTTAAA TACTTTCAAGATAGTGATAATGTCACCACCATTGTTTTATCGAAAGACAAATTTTTGGGATGGATTGGAATTGGATTTTCGAAGGATGGGGGAATGGTGGGTTCAAGTGCAGTGGTGGGATGGACCGGTGGAGTTAAGAATATCGACAATGACAAGGACGAGGTTGAACCTGGGATAGCGAAATTCCTTTTGGAGGGGAAGAATGTTGAAAGCGTCACATCGTTTAAGGGAGAATTTAATTTCACTGATACTCCTCCTTTtgttattttgaataataattcgTTTTATATGGGATTTCAAGCCAAGTTTGATGCCCCTCTTGGTCAACAATATATGATATTAGCTATTGGGAGTGATCAACCTACTCTAACACCTCATTCTAAAGAGCCCTCCGATCGCCTCGTGCGGCTGACAAAGCATACCGATCAAGCAGTCATGCAAGTTGATTTCTCTTCAG GACATAACTCTGGTGTTAAGAGACATGGAGATTTGAAAGCGAGTCATGGAGCCATGGGGCTAATTGCATGGGGGGTGCTTCTTCCATTTGGGGCAATCATCCCAAGATACTTCAAGCATCATGATCCTCAATGGTTTTATCTTCATATCTCGATCCAAATAGTGGGTTTTCTTCTGGGTCTTTCTACTGTCCTCGTAGGAACGGTACTCTACAGTGGACTGGATTCCAACCGCACTCCCAGATTAAAGATTCACAGACCCATCGGATCCTTGGCGTTTTTCCTTAGCATTCTTCAG GTAATGGCATTGATTCTAAGGCCGGACAAGGCATCCAAATGGCGCAAGTACTGGAACTTGTACCATCACTGGGCAGGGAGACTTGCTCTCTTCTTGGGAGGTCTGAATATTGTGATTGGAATTTGGGTTGCAGAAGCAGGGTCTTCGTGGAAGATAACATATGGGTTATTTGTAACCTTCATTCTTCTGACAGTCGCCGTTTTGGAAGCGTCCTTGGGGCTGGGGAGATCCAAGAAGGCAGATGCGAGTCCTGTTTTTGGATCCAATTAG
- the LOC117904770 gene encoding uncharacterized protein LOC117904770 isoform X3, producing MTLNLTSPWLSRFSRPSPHVSAPEISTFKTLTFFVSPTSKSFRTKASENDVARASASKLLDDELLSRVSRARDADEALEMIAERWERSGGVVDTADCCSIISAALDRNNADLALSVFYSMRSSFDQVASGSSALIERWKWSRPDVRVYTSLVRGLAASLRVSEALRMIADVCRVGVSPGEEVPFGKLVRCPSCMIAVAVAQPQHGIQIVSCSKCRYQYELVSGDIASIESEEISMDVPAWKRGLGFLQLQIMKESIPAAVHSIVVQTPSGMARTHRFATKTVDLPAQEGERVTIALAAPSNVYREIGPFKVSPKAPNFYPGEPMCLTNHKDGRESLLFLSVAAVGSLAVGTTLNTLVFPQMNRLPQRTVDTIAIKQQLLSQYDMLQSRIKDLKEAAEKEVWMLARMCQLENKILAVGEPSYRARKSRVKKVREGLENSLKGRIELIDSYARISSMIEIEVEMASDVLAAESASNVESIAEQIQQIMELENLEERWRQVAEANDEVERLLSSELIPTEQV from the exons ATGACTCTGAACTTGACTTCGCCATGGCTCTCTCGCTTCTCTCGCCCCTCGCCTCACGTCTCCGCTCCCGAAATCTCCACCTTCAAAACCCTCACTTTCTTCGTTTCTCCCACTTCCAAGTCCTTCAGAACCAAAGCTTCCGAAAACGACGTCGCACGCGCCTCCGCTTCGAAGCTCTTGGACGATGAGCTGCTGAGTCGTGTTTCCCGTGCCAGAGACGCCGATGAAGCGCTGGAGATGATCGCGGAGAGGTGGGAGAGAAGTGGTGGCGTTGTGGACACTGCCGATTGCTGTTCCATCATATCCGCCGCGCTTGATCGGAACAATGCCGACCTGGCCTTGTCGGTTTTCTACTCCATGCGTTCTAGCTTCGATCAAG TTGCTAGTGGAAGTAGTGCCCTCATTGAGAGATGGAAGTGGTCTAGGCCGGATGTACGAGTCTACACTTCATTAGTTAGGGGTCTTGCAGCGTCATTGAGAGTTTCAGAAGCTCTTAGGATGATTGCTGATGTATGTAGAGTGGGAGTATCCCCTGGCGAAGAG GTCCCTTTTGGTAAACTTGTGAGATGTCCAAGTTGTATGATTGCTGTTGCTGTTGCACAACCTCAACATGGCATTCAG ATAGTATCTTGTTCGAAGTGCCGCTACCAATATGAGCTTGTTTCTGGTGACATAGCTAGTATTGAGTCAGAGGAAATCAG CATGGATGTTCCAGCATGGAAAAGGGGGCTAGGATTCCTGCAACTGCAAATaatgaaggaaagcattcctgCTGCTGTTCACTCCATTGTG GTCCAGACGCCTTCTGGAATGGCACGTACACACAGATTTGCCACTAAAACAGTTGATCTCCCTGCCCAAGAAGGAGAAAGAGTTACCATTGCTCTAGCAGCTCCATCAAATGTTTATCGAGAGATAGGTCCTTTTAAAGTTAGTCCAAAAGCACCCAACTTCTACCCTGGAGAGCCTATGTGCCTAACAAACCACAAAGATGGTCGGGAATCACTACTA TTCCTTTCAGTTGCTGCTGTTGGATCTCTTGCTGTTGGAACTACTTTAAACACTCTAGTTTTCCCTCAAATGAATCGG CTTCCTCAGAGGACAGTGGATACAATCGCTATCAAGCAGCAACTTTTATCTCAGTATGATATGCTTCAGTCTCGCATCAAGGACCTCAAAGAAGCTGCTGAAAAAGAG GTGTGGATGTTAGCTCGGATGTGCCAATTGGAGAACAAAATTCTTGCTGTTGGAGAGCCTTCTTATCG TGCTCGGAAAAGTAGAGTGAAGAAGGTGCGTGAAGGCTTGGAAAATTCCCTCAAGGGGCGGATTGAATTGATCGACAGTTACGCTAGA ATTTCTTCAATGATTGAGATTGAAGTAGAAATGGCTTCTGATGTTCTTGCTGCCGAATCAGCAAGCAATGTG GAGAGTATTGCTGAACAGATACAGCAAATCATGGAGCTTGAAAATCTTGAAGAG AGATGGAGACAAGTAGCAGAGGCAAACGATGAGGTGGAAAGGCTTCTTAGTTCTGAACTCATTCCCACGGAGCAGGTGTAG
- the LOC117904770 gene encoding uncharacterized protein LOC117904770 isoform X4, whose amino-acid sequence MTLNLTSPWLSRFSRPSPHVSAPEISTFKTLTFFVSPTSKSFRTKASENDVARASASKLLDDELLSRVSRARDADEALEMIAERWERSGGVVDTADCCSIISAALDRNNADLALSVFYSMRSSFDQVASGSSALIERWKWSRPDVRVYTSLVRGLAASLRVSEALRMIADVCRVGVSPGEEVPFGKLVRCPSCMIAVAVAQPQHGIQIVSCSKCRYQYELVSGDIASIESEEISMDVPAWKRGLGFLQLQIMKESIPAAVHSIVVQTPSGMARTHRFATKTVDLPAQEGERVTIALAAPSNVYREIGPFKVSPKAPNFYPGEPMCLTNHKDGRESLLVRAPRKDGSSSLLNPSILFPLLVVLAAGDAASGIIDPSLPQFLSVAAVGSLAVGTTLNTLVFPQMNRLPQRTVDTIAIKQQLLSQYDMLQSRIKDLKEAAEKEVWMLARMCQLENKILAVGEPSYRARKSRVKKVREGLENSLKGRIELIDSYARRWRQVAEANDEVERLLSSELIPTEQV is encoded by the exons ATGACTCTGAACTTGACTTCGCCATGGCTCTCTCGCTTCTCTCGCCCCTCGCCTCACGTCTCCGCTCCCGAAATCTCCACCTTCAAAACCCTCACTTTCTTCGTTTCTCCCACTTCCAAGTCCTTCAGAACCAAAGCTTCCGAAAACGACGTCGCACGCGCCTCCGCTTCGAAGCTCTTGGACGATGAGCTGCTGAGTCGTGTTTCCCGTGCCAGAGACGCCGATGAAGCGCTGGAGATGATCGCGGAGAGGTGGGAGAGAAGTGGTGGCGTTGTGGACACTGCCGATTGCTGTTCCATCATATCCGCCGCGCTTGATCGGAACAATGCCGACCTGGCCTTGTCGGTTTTCTACTCCATGCGTTCTAGCTTCGATCAAG TTGCTAGTGGAAGTAGTGCCCTCATTGAGAGATGGAAGTGGTCTAGGCCGGATGTACGAGTCTACACTTCATTAGTTAGGGGTCTTGCAGCGTCATTGAGAGTTTCAGAAGCTCTTAGGATGATTGCTGATGTATGTAGAGTGGGAGTATCCCCTGGCGAAGAG GTCCCTTTTGGTAAACTTGTGAGATGTCCAAGTTGTATGATTGCTGTTGCTGTTGCACAACCTCAACATGGCATTCAG ATAGTATCTTGTTCGAAGTGCCGCTACCAATATGAGCTTGTTTCTGGTGACATAGCTAGTATTGAGTCAGAGGAAATCAG CATGGATGTTCCAGCATGGAAAAGGGGGCTAGGATTCCTGCAACTGCAAATaatgaaggaaagcattcctgCTGCTGTTCACTCCATTGTG GTCCAGACGCCTTCTGGAATGGCACGTACACACAGATTTGCCACTAAAACAGTTGATCTCCCTGCCCAAGAAGGAGAAAGAGTTACCATTGCTCTAGCAGCTCCATCAAATGTTTATCGAGAGATAGGTCCTTTTAAAGTTAGTCCAAAAGCACCCAACTTCTACCCTGGAGAGCCTATGTGCCTAACAAACCACAAAGATGGTCGGGAATCACTACTAGTAAGAGCCCCCAGAAAAGATGGAAGCTCATCCTTACTTAATCCCTCTATTCTCTTTCCACTTCTTGTTGTGCTGGCCGCTGGAGATGCTGCCTCTGGAATTATTGATCCCAGTTTGCCTCAGTTCCTTTCAGTTGCTGCTGTTGGATCTCTTGCTGTTGGAACTACTTTAAACACTCTAGTTTTCCCTCAAATGAATCGG CTTCCTCAGAGGACAGTGGATACAATCGCTATCAAGCAGCAACTTTTATCTCAGTATGATATGCTTCAGTCTCGCATCAAGGACCTCAAAGAAGCTGCTGAAAAAGAG GTGTGGATGTTAGCTCGGATGTGCCAATTGGAGAACAAAATTCTTGCTGTTGGAGAGCCTTCTTATCG TGCTCGGAAAAGTAGAGTGAAGAAGGTGCGTGAAGGCTTGGAAAATTCCCTCAAGGGGCGGATTGAATTGATCGACAGTTACGCTAGA AGATGGAGACAAGTAGCAGAGGCAAACGATGAGGTGGAAAGGCTTCTTAGTTCTGAACTCATTCCCACGGAGCAGGTGTAG
- the LOC117904770 gene encoding uncharacterized protein LOC117904770 isoform X2 has product MTLNLTSPWLSRFSRPSPHVSAPEISTFKTLTFFVSPTSKSFRTKASENDVARASASKLLDDELLSRVSRARDADEALEMIAERWERSGGVVDTADCCSIISAALDRNNADLALSVFYSMRSSFDQVASGSSALIERWKWSRPDVRVYTSLVRGLAASLRVSEALRMIADVCRVGVSPGEEVPFGKLVRCPSCMIAVAVAQPQHGIQIVSCSKCRYQYELVSGDIASIESEEISMDVPAWKRGLGFLQLQIMKESIPAAVHSIVVQTPSGMARTHRFATKTVDLPAQEGERVTIALAAPSNVYREIGPFKVSPKAPNFYPGEPMCLTNHKDGRESLLVRAPRKDGSSSLLNPSILFPLLVVLAAGDAASGIIDPSLPQFLSVAAVGSLAVGTTLNTLVFPQMNRLPQRTVDTIAIKQQLLSQYDMLQSRIKDLKEAAEKEVWMLARMCQLENKILAVGEPSYRARKSRVKKVREGLENSLKGRIELIDSYARESIAEQIQQIMELENLEERWRQVAEANDEVERLLSSELIPTEQV; this is encoded by the exons ATGACTCTGAACTTGACTTCGCCATGGCTCTCTCGCTTCTCTCGCCCCTCGCCTCACGTCTCCGCTCCCGAAATCTCCACCTTCAAAACCCTCACTTTCTTCGTTTCTCCCACTTCCAAGTCCTTCAGAACCAAAGCTTCCGAAAACGACGTCGCACGCGCCTCCGCTTCGAAGCTCTTGGACGATGAGCTGCTGAGTCGTGTTTCCCGTGCCAGAGACGCCGATGAAGCGCTGGAGATGATCGCGGAGAGGTGGGAGAGAAGTGGTGGCGTTGTGGACACTGCCGATTGCTGTTCCATCATATCCGCCGCGCTTGATCGGAACAATGCCGACCTGGCCTTGTCGGTTTTCTACTCCATGCGTTCTAGCTTCGATCAAG TTGCTAGTGGAAGTAGTGCCCTCATTGAGAGATGGAAGTGGTCTAGGCCGGATGTACGAGTCTACACTTCATTAGTTAGGGGTCTTGCAGCGTCATTGAGAGTTTCAGAAGCTCTTAGGATGATTGCTGATGTATGTAGAGTGGGAGTATCCCCTGGCGAAGAG GTCCCTTTTGGTAAACTTGTGAGATGTCCAAGTTGTATGATTGCTGTTGCTGTTGCACAACCTCAACATGGCATTCAG ATAGTATCTTGTTCGAAGTGCCGCTACCAATATGAGCTTGTTTCTGGTGACATAGCTAGTATTGAGTCAGAGGAAATCAG CATGGATGTTCCAGCATGGAAAAGGGGGCTAGGATTCCTGCAACTGCAAATaatgaaggaaagcattcctgCTGCTGTTCACTCCATTGTG GTCCAGACGCCTTCTGGAATGGCACGTACACACAGATTTGCCACTAAAACAGTTGATCTCCCTGCCCAAGAAGGAGAAAGAGTTACCATTGCTCTAGCAGCTCCATCAAATGTTTATCGAGAGATAGGTCCTTTTAAAGTTAGTCCAAAAGCACCCAACTTCTACCCTGGAGAGCCTATGTGCCTAACAAACCACAAAGATGGTCGGGAATCACTACTAGTAAGAGCCCCCAGAAAAGATGGAAGCTCATCCTTACTTAATCCCTCTATTCTCTTTCCACTTCTTGTTGTGCTGGCCGCTGGAGATGCTGCCTCTGGAATTATTGATCCCAGTTTGCCTCAGTTCCTTTCAGTTGCTGCTGTTGGATCTCTTGCTGTTGGAACTACTTTAAACACTCTAGTTTTCCCTCAAATGAATCGG CTTCCTCAGAGGACAGTGGATACAATCGCTATCAAGCAGCAACTTTTATCTCAGTATGATATGCTTCAGTCTCGCATCAAGGACCTCAAAGAAGCTGCTGAAAAAGAG GTGTGGATGTTAGCTCGGATGTGCCAATTGGAGAACAAAATTCTTGCTGTTGGAGAGCCTTCTTATCG TGCTCGGAAAAGTAGAGTGAAGAAGGTGCGTGAAGGCTTGGAAAATTCCCTCAAGGGGCGGATTGAATTGATCGACAGTTACGCTAGA GAGAGTATTGCTGAACAGATACAGCAAATCATGGAGCTTGAAAATCTTGAAGAG AGATGGAGACAAGTAGCAGAGGCAAACGATGAGGTGGAAAGGCTTCTTAGTTCTGAACTCATTCCCACGGAGCAGGTGTAG
- the LOC117904770 gene encoding uncharacterized protein LOC117904770 isoform X1, translating to MTLNLTSPWLSRFSRPSPHVSAPEISTFKTLTFFVSPTSKSFRTKASENDVARASASKLLDDELLSRVSRARDADEALEMIAERWERSGGVVDTADCCSIISAALDRNNADLALSVFYSMRSSFDQVASGSSALIERWKWSRPDVRVYTSLVRGLAASLRVSEALRMIADVCRVGVSPGEEVPFGKLVRCPSCMIAVAVAQPQHGIQIVSCSKCRYQYELVSGDIASIESEEISMDVPAWKRGLGFLQLQIMKESIPAAVHSIVVQTPSGMARTHRFATKTVDLPAQEGERVTIALAAPSNVYREIGPFKVSPKAPNFYPGEPMCLTNHKDGRESLLVRAPRKDGSSSLLNPSILFPLLVVLAAGDAASGIIDPSLPQFLSVAAVGSLAVGTTLNTLVFPQMNRLPQRTVDTIAIKQQLLSQYDMLQSRIKDLKEAAEKEVWMLARMCQLENKILAVGEPSYRARKSRVKKVREGLENSLKGRIELIDSYARISSMIEIEVEMASDVLAAESASNVESIAEQIQQIMELENLEERWRQVAEANDEVERLLSSELIPTEQV from the exons ATGACTCTGAACTTGACTTCGCCATGGCTCTCTCGCTTCTCTCGCCCCTCGCCTCACGTCTCCGCTCCCGAAATCTCCACCTTCAAAACCCTCACTTTCTTCGTTTCTCCCACTTCCAAGTCCTTCAGAACCAAAGCTTCCGAAAACGACGTCGCACGCGCCTCCGCTTCGAAGCTCTTGGACGATGAGCTGCTGAGTCGTGTTTCCCGTGCCAGAGACGCCGATGAAGCGCTGGAGATGATCGCGGAGAGGTGGGAGAGAAGTGGTGGCGTTGTGGACACTGCCGATTGCTGTTCCATCATATCCGCCGCGCTTGATCGGAACAATGCCGACCTGGCCTTGTCGGTTTTCTACTCCATGCGTTCTAGCTTCGATCAAG TTGCTAGTGGAAGTAGTGCCCTCATTGAGAGATGGAAGTGGTCTAGGCCGGATGTACGAGTCTACACTTCATTAGTTAGGGGTCTTGCAGCGTCATTGAGAGTTTCAGAAGCTCTTAGGATGATTGCTGATGTATGTAGAGTGGGAGTATCCCCTGGCGAAGAG GTCCCTTTTGGTAAACTTGTGAGATGTCCAAGTTGTATGATTGCTGTTGCTGTTGCACAACCTCAACATGGCATTCAG ATAGTATCTTGTTCGAAGTGCCGCTACCAATATGAGCTTGTTTCTGGTGACATAGCTAGTATTGAGTCAGAGGAAATCAG CATGGATGTTCCAGCATGGAAAAGGGGGCTAGGATTCCTGCAACTGCAAATaatgaaggaaagcattcctgCTGCTGTTCACTCCATTGTG GTCCAGACGCCTTCTGGAATGGCACGTACACACAGATTTGCCACTAAAACAGTTGATCTCCCTGCCCAAGAAGGAGAAAGAGTTACCATTGCTCTAGCAGCTCCATCAAATGTTTATCGAGAGATAGGTCCTTTTAAAGTTAGTCCAAAAGCACCCAACTTCTACCCTGGAGAGCCTATGTGCCTAACAAACCACAAAGATGGTCGGGAATCACTACTAGTAAGAGCCCCCAGAAAAGATGGAAGCTCATCCTTACTTAATCCCTCTATTCTCTTTCCACTTCTTGTTGTGCTGGCCGCTGGAGATGCTGCCTCTGGAATTATTGATCCCAGTTTGCCTCAGTTCCTTTCAGTTGCTGCTGTTGGATCTCTTGCTGTTGGAACTACTTTAAACACTCTAGTTTTCCCTCAAATGAATCGG CTTCCTCAGAGGACAGTGGATACAATCGCTATCAAGCAGCAACTTTTATCTCAGTATGATATGCTTCAGTCTCGCATCAAGGACCTCAAAGAAGCTGCTGAAAAAGAG GTGTGGATGTTAGCTCGGATGTGCCAATTGGAGAACAAAATTCTTGCTGTTGGAGAGCCTTCTTATCG TGCTCGGAAAAGTAGAGTGAAGAAGGTGCGTGAAGGCTTGGAAAATTCCCTCAAGGGGCGGATTGAATTGATCGACAGTTACGCTAGA ATTTCTTCAATGATTGAGATTGAAGTAGAAATGGCTTCTGATGTTCTTGCTGCCGAATCAGCAAGCAATGTG GAGAGTATTGCTGAACAGATACAGCAAATCATGGAGCTTGAAAATCTTGAAGAG AGATGGAGACAAGTAGCAGAGGCAAACGATGAGGTGGAAAGGCTTCTTAGTTCTGAACTCATTCCCACGGAGCAGGTGTAG
- the LOC117904791 gene encoding E3 ubiquitin-protein ligase TRIM33: MAAKPLTSEAIALTEKKMDMTLDDIIKMSKSTTVKDKKPRTVSRSQKFLSGIAQDKSAKMRRFMDSRSSLRQGVLAQRRSNFQANQFPLANEVARKAAAAPIRNRAFNRNRVPNWNRPRVGALHRNVANGGFAVKYQQHQHQQQQQHQQQQQQHKQVKPVPKQRPQTLDSLFADMKEQRMRVSSRQNNAGRQNGFGVQRLPRGRGRFGN; encoded by the exons ATGGCAGCTAAACCTCTTACAAGCGAGGCAATTGCACTCACAGAGAAAAAAATGGACATGACATTAG ATGATATCATTAAAATGTCTAAGAGTACTACAGTTAAGGATAAGAAGCCAAGGACTGTG AGTAGGAGTCAGAAATTTTTGAGCGGTATTGCCCAAGACAAATCAGCAAAGATGCGCCGATTTATGGACTCCAGATCTTCACTTAGACAG GGTGTTCTTGCTCAGAGAAGGTCAAATTTTCAGGCAAATCAATTTCCCTTGGCAAATGAGGTTGCAAGAAAGGCTGCAGCTGCTCCTATTCGAAATCGAGCTTTTAATCGCAACAGGGTGCCTAATTGGAATAGGCCAAG GGTTGGAGCTCTTCATAGGAATGTTGCAAATGGGGGTTTCGCTGTAAAG TATCAACAGCATCAGCATCAGCAACAGCAGCAGCATCAGCAACAGCAACAACAACACAAGCAGGTGAAGCCAGTGCCTAAGCAGAGGCCTCAGACTCTGGACTCACTGTTTGCAGACATGAAGGAGCAGAGGATGAGGGTTTCATCACGCCAGAACAATGCTGGGCGTCAGAATGGATTTGGGGTGCAAAGGCTGCCCCGGGGAAGAGGCCGATTTGGCAACTAG